The genomic window TGCTAGCCTTAAGAACACAGCATAAAGATGACAGGACAATTTCTGAAACTGCACAGAAGAAGGTGACTATGGCACTGAAGATGTCCCCTGAAAACCCACACGTCATAAGATATGCAGCACAATTTTGCCGCCAATTAGGAAACACAGACGCTGCAATTACACTACTGGAAGAAGCCCTGCAGGCTACACCAAACTCTGCCTTTATACACCATCAGCTGGCTCTGtgttacagaaataaaatataccAGGAAAAGAAACATTGGAAACATGAGTCTTATGAAATACAGCAATATCAGAATCACTGTATCAAGCATCTGGAAGATGCAGTCCGCCTAAAGCCTTCTTTCGTTATAGCCATGGCAGATTTAGCGCTGCACTACGGACAACGTCATAATTTTAATGAGGAAGACGCGAAGACGTTTTTTGATCAAGCGTTTGAAATGGCGAATAATGACAAGCAGCACCTGCCGACAGTTCATTGCTCATATGGCAATTATCAGCTCTATACCCGAAAATCTGAAGAACTGGCCATCTATCATTTTATGCAAGGTCTGAGGCTGCAGCCGAAATCAGACCCAGGTAAGATGTGTGAGAAGAAACTGGAAAAAGTGATTGATCGTCGTATTACTAGGCTGAAAAACCCGGAAGACAGGATGGTGTGTGGCATAAAGGGATTCATTCATGAAGTGAAAGGTGAAAAACTCAAGGCTGAAGAGTTTTATGAGAAAGCCCTAAAAAATGGATTGGATTTCGGTAAATGCATACTTTTTAAATTctcttaattatttttttttccattggatataaattaatatttgataTGTTGGATTACTTGAAATACACTGGTCACCAAATTATGACAACTACTTGTTGATAACAACTTTATCACTTTGGAAACAGCCTAAAATGTCTTATTCTAATTGACTATTGATTCAATATAAGAATTTGACGCAAAAGATAATACACACTTGTAGAAAAAAGAATGGATttataaaggttaaaaaaaaaaaaatgcccataaaccataaaaatcatttaaacttGTTGGAAAATATTCATTTCTGTTactgctgtgaactgaccacacTAAATAGGAAGAATATCGAAAACTTTAGGAGTCAGCTGTCCACAGTAATCCTGCATTCTAATCCTGATTAGgtgtgggcggggctaaacaggcagtgatgtagaagcaggcgttgatTTTCTTCTGCGGATTTGGTCATAGAGTGGCACATTCCTCAGCCGTCgttttggcagattggcttcaatataagctgttttttgtgactaacaagaaagttttgagttttgaaacttacaggatgtaaGTACAATATAGTACAATAACTCAAACTGATAACTCTCTTTCTGGAAAACGTAATATTTGATTCAAATGAATTATTATACaacaaatacatatttaattgcTGGAAGTGGGACTAAATGACTAACACTGTTACTGCATTCCTGACATGGGTTACACTCACAGTCACCTCTCTGATACCAAAGACAGACCTTGCTTTTAACATTAATACCAAAACAGGTACATTTATTTCGAGAGAACTTGTGATTGTGTATTCATTGTACACGGCGAAGATTGGAAATCCACCCTTTCAGTATTTATGTCAGGACTTTCACCTagtaattccaaaatataaaGACTCTTCTgctatatatacatttttaaccaTAGAAATGTTGAATAACAGTTTTATTGGGACAGACTATACCCTCTCTGTAAAAATGTACAATGTGTAATTCATTGGttcctcaaaaaaataaaaaaataataataataataataaataaataggtttACTTGTTAGCATGCAGTGGTTTATTCAGATAAAACACTGCGTTGATTTACATAATAGTTCAACTATTTCCTCTATTAAATATTGTCCAGGTCAAACCCAAACAACTGACCCTTGTTTATAAAGTCAATTGTCCTAAACCCTTTTGTTCAGTATTTATGATTGCTAAATCCATTGCATAATAATTTTTTCAATATTGTTATTAGAATATCATTCCactgtaaaatatattgtttattaaggCTGACCTTCTTTATTAATGATACAGTTATTTGTgcaaaaaatgaaatttaataaaaaattgcatGCAAAAAAGCATGCATCAGTGTAGGCAAAGTAAACAATTTAGACatttacattaacattgtcatgttTTTATTTGTATGCAATTATCATATATCCAAGATATCTCCAATGTGTAGAGAGATATTTAACTTGGCTATAAAAAACAATCAGGTTAAACTCAGTAACATCAGCTTTATActgcttttttttctcaaaataggtGAAAGCCCTCTTCTTACAGAGATGAGAATTTGGCTCATGAGTTTCAGGGAAAcagaaaaatgtgttttaaacCTGGTTTTTGATGGAGGACATTATGATGAAGTTGACAGTGGTAGGATTAAGACTTACAAAGGCACAATGAACAAGAAGACTGTGCACTTGGCTGATATTGATATTTGCAATGCCAAGAAAATTCTAAGATGGGAAAAACCTATTCTTGGGCCTCATGCCATTCTGCTTGCATTTACTCTACATGATGACAGTTTCACAAACCAGACCAAAGAGATTCTTGAAAATTTAGAGTTTCTTGGAGAGAAATTCTGGAATCATGTCACTATAGTATTTATAGAGGGAGACTGTGGTATAAGTAAGTATACTGGAGCTCAGAGAAGCGTAATGGACTGGCTTCTTAAAAAATGTGGACACAAATCATACATCTGTGGCTCAGCACCAGAAATTACAGAAAGGAGAGAGCTTTCAGAGAGGATACAGAGGATGATCAGGAGAAATAATTCAATGCATCTGGTATTACCAGACATTTTAGACGGAGATTCTCAATCCCCTTCAGACATTTTACGAGTAAGTCACTGATTCATTTTACGATGATctctttaaaaatataaatgtgtagTTTGACAATACAATTTCAATTCACTTAAATTCTTTGTATGTTTCACAGAAGCTAGATCTGAAAGATTATTTGTTCACTCCTGAGGTCATCATTCAAGAAGGGCAAAGTAAATACAGGTATTGTGTCAACAAACAGGTGAAGAAAGATCATTGACTGTATTAGTTTGCATTCTTATTTGACATCTCTTTGAAATCAAACAGGTTACAGTGCAGTCATGCAGGCTGGTACCATTGCGAGTTTACACAGATTGGTTTTAACATGGAGGGGGAAGGAGAGGTGGTGTACAGAACTGATCTCCAGGACAGCGACTGTCCAGTCCCTGCCAACCATTACCAAGCAGGACCCATGTATGATATTAAATGTGTTCGGGGTGAGCTGTCTCAACTCAGACTACCTCACTGTGAGACCTCCATTGGTGAGTTGGCAGTCTTATGaacaatgtgaccctggaccacaaaaccagtcttaagtcgctggggtatatttgtagcaatagccaaaaatacatggtatgggtcaaaattatttatttttcttttatgccaaaaatcattaggaaattaagcaaaGCAATTaagcatgttccatgaagattttttgtaaaattcctactataaatatatcaaaatgtaatttgattagtaatatgcattgttaagaacttaatttggacaactttaaaattgattttctcagtattttgatttttttgcaccctcagattccagattttcaaatagatgtatctcgaccaaatattgtcctatcctaacaaaccatataccaatagaaagcttatttattgagctttcatatgatctatacatctcagttttgtaaaatgtaaccttatgactggttttgtggtccagggtaacatatgaCCGTTACTGAAATTTTATCTGTCAATAGTACAAAGCGCAAAGTGATACAgcaaaaacttttttgtttttatctcagAGGATGCCTGCCACTTCATGTCAGTTATACACTACTCTAATCAGATTGTTGATATTCTGAAACCTCAGGATATCACAAGCACACACGTGACAGTGAGCATCACAGGAACATCAAAGTTTCGTCTTTCCAAAGTGGCAAACTGGTTTACTGATCGTTGGCATAAGATATCTGGCCAGGTGATGCTATTCTACATAAAGCGAACACACAGGCTGCATGTATTTCTTAAGGCATGCAACGTGGACCCCAGAGaagtaaattttaaataattttgtgtTTATGCAATTTCACCATATTTTGGCTGACCTTTATAAACAaccttacctttttttttttcttccaggtGAAAAAAGATATGGAGGATTACACATTAATCCAAACCTCTTGTCAATGCGACCTCAAAAATAAACAACAGTACAGCATGTCCTGTGATTCTGTTGAACAGCATGGGTGCTCAGAGAGGCTACTTTCAGAGGTAGAACCACCGGTTAGTATggattagtttttatttattttttttaaaggatttcaCTTTTGTTTATCTACCCTTGTCATTTTGGTTGCTTatgattacttacaaattgtaaacGTCTCCACAGAAATCTCTGTAATCTCTTTTTTTCACgtatttatgatttttaaaataattgaaaagcATGTCTGTGACATGTATGTTAACTAACAGACAAGGGGACTGGATACAAATCaagtttttaaaacaaacaagacACTAAAAATACaagaaagaataaaaacataaacaagAACTTGAACTGAGAACACCAACTTAAACCATAGATGACAACCAAGACCTATCAAATTTCAGTGGGACTCAAGGGCTACAAGGGGTAAATGAGAGAAATAAGGAATATACAATCTGACTACAaaactaaaacactaaaatattttaaaatcaaaatttgaACATAAATGCAAAGACCAGTCACATGTTTAGTCACACTTATTGACTCTTCATTAATAGGCTTACTATTTCCCCAATGATAAAACTCGTAAAAACAAATCATTTTTTCTAATATGTACTGTAGTCACATATAGTTATGCATTTTAATCACACGTATCCCTCTCTTTCATTTGCAAGgacacaaaattacaatttaataaacaATGGAAACATCACTATCCAACATTTGATATAAAGTTGCCAGATGGTGTGATGAAGGTGAAACTACAGCTCAAAAAGAAAAAACCCTATAACGGAGCGTTCAAAGAAGTATGGAGACGTAACATAACACTGACAGGTAAGACTTACTTTTGTGGAAGTAAATATCTGACACGACAACAATTCACATtttatgtgttcagttcagactGCAACAGTTTCCTTTGTGCTGATTTAGCAAATAAGCTTTGCACAATGTAAAATATGCATTAATTGTTTAAGGATTTTACTGATCTTTTACAGGTAATGAATATTATTAGAATATCacgggaaagtccatttatttcaataatttgtgtcagaaagtgaaacttgtatgttatattagttcactacacaaaGTTACATATATATTTCAAgcctctgttaaaaaaaaaaattccagtatttcacaaaattagaatatcatgacaaagttcaacattgtaggctctctgtgtcccaatctagtcagctaattaatgcaaaacacctgcaaaggtttcctcagcctttaaattgtctcagtctggcttagtaggcttcacaatcatggggaagactgctgacttggcagttttgcagaagaccatcattgacaccctccataaggaggaaaagtctcaaaaggcaattgcaaaagaagctggatgctcacagagggCAGTATggaagtatattaacagagtgttaagaggaagggaaaagtgtggccggaaaaggtgcacaagtgacagggatgaccgtagccttgagaggattgtcaagcaagggcggttcagaaatctgggggagcttcataagaagtggactgaggctggtgacAGTGCTTCAAGAAGCACATACAGATGTCTGCATGACATgagctacagctggagaattcactcctgaaccaaaaacaacatcagaagcgtctgtgctgggctaaggagaaaaagtactggtctgttgcccagtggtcccaagtcctgttttcagatgaaagcaaatgttgcatttcatttggaaatcaaggtcccagagtctggaggaagaccggaaaggcacaaaagtcaagctgcttaaagtccagtgtgaagtttccacagtcagtgatggtttggggagcatggcatctgctgctgtgggtccattgtcttttatcaagtccacagtcaacacaGCTGTCTGCCAGGGAATTtaagagcacttcatgcttcctgctgccgacaagctttttggagatgatgattttattttccagcaggatttggcacctgcccacaaagccaaaactagcagtacctggtttaataacCATGCAATAACAGTACTTTATTGGCCGGTAAACttgcctgacttaaaccccattggaaatctatggggtattgtcaaaaggaagatgagggaacagagaccccgaaatgcagatgagctgaaggccaatatcaaagcaacttgggctccataacacctcaactgtgtcaaaggctgatcgcctccatgccacgccgccttgatgctggaattagtggaAAAGGAGGCCCAAAAAAGTACAGAAggcataatacagtacattaacacacttttcagaaggccaacatgtgtttaagatcctttttttattgttcacatgaaatattcaaattttttgaaatactggattttttttttgtctttaaaccataatcatcaaaattgaaacaaataaacatttgaaatatttcactttgtgtgtagtgaactaatataacacaaAGTTTcccaatttgaaaaaaaaattgaaataaatggactttccctcgatattctaactttttggcacatacctgtaaatCAAGTAATTTATCTGGTTAACCTTAAAGGAGTTAAAAATGAAACCAACTTCACATCTACAGACTATACAGCAGAAAGCGGAAGACAAAGCCTATCAACTGATGAGCAGTGTAAGCACATAACCTTAACCTAATGTCACGTTGGAGTGATGCTGagagatgaggtctgggtccaagtgcaggtaaggaagttttaataacaaaatagaaaaataaacagaacaaaaggccaacatggcacaacacaacttgaaacaacacaaaataaacagaactgaaaacacggtcaaagatccaggagccagaaacacagagacagacatacgAAGACAACGCAGACAGGATGATTAGTGgggaatgagagttcttatagtccatataatagtgaacaggtgtgggttAGATGAGTGCTAACGATCACAGACaggtaggggtgtgacgagatctcgtggcacgagatctcgcgagactccgatgtgtcccgcgagatctgactggtctcgcgagaaggtgacgatatcatggcaaaacattttgcaatgtttacattagggctgcatgactaatagttatatAAATCTCACGATCTCTATTtaaacacccatgcgatcttattcatgaatgacaacaTTCAGAattgtctattacaactgtttcaggcgctccactgacgcttaccatgtgaaggttattgaagacattcaaatctgcattcttactgctgcagcttcagaaagcaacacaaacagtctttttaaccacataatcatcattgtgtctttgttacagacatttaaataacataagtactgggataaaagcttatagtttggatataaacacttattttctacagtagcgatcaaaaacgaaagtataacacgtctgtagagcaacgtttattctcttcaccaggagagggcgacaactgcacgtttaaaaaaagtatttgccattgaattaaacattcaagagattccaatagtgaaagtctttattaattgagacacgggctccttcattttttttagtttttttttttttttctgacttaagcaatgaacatcatttcagaaccactagtaaattatgtaattttgtttaattttctaatccttttttttcttcagaatcgtgatctccagtttataaaagaaaatagtttttcagtttacccagaatcatgcagcatttttattactgcatataattcattaaaatataagtttaatttcattagtacaagttcatatcaaaatgcacctacatttattttattttatttgcattttgtgttttttgttgaataaaatactattgtcccctatatatttcatcattgaggatttattttaaaaagttaaaaaatctcgtctcgtctcgttctcgtgagcccaaaatctcgtctcgtctcgtctcgtgaaaTAAGCGTCTCGTCACACTCCTAcagacaggtgtatacaatcagggaagtgcagtgcaagggaaagggaaacagcgacctcaggtggctgagggaacccacagcccagagtcatgacacctAAACTTAGCCTAGCCATTTTATTTACACTAGAATCAGTTAGTAGCCTGTAGATAGTGCATCAAATTATTAGCTGCTTGCAAACATTTGAATATACTGTACAAATAAACTGTGTTCATGTCTACATTCTAGGTTTATCCTTTCTGAAAAACAACAGAACTCAGCTTATCCGAAGGGTGAGAAATGTTCAAGCCATTTTAGATCACTATAATGGCATCATTGCCAAGGAACTGATAAGTGAAATCAGAGGAATGAAAACTACTCAGGAAAAAATGAGGAACATTTTTGATATCATAGAATCACAAGGCCGTTTATCAGAATTGACATTTTTCAAATGTCTTTGCAAGGAAGAAAAATTTCTTATGAAAAATATGGTAAAAGGGGTGATCAACAATATCGACCATTTTTTTTGCTGACCAATATTCTTTTGATCTGATATGATCTAATGTAGGGACCTGCAATAATATGGTTTGACCAGTGTGGCACTGTATCATAAAAAAGTTTAACTTATGTTCAAACTCCTGCTGTTGAATTTGGGCTGTACATATATTGTGAAATTACTGAAATGTGACAATGTTTAGATTGTGCTGATTATGAATTCTTGTGTTTGTCCAATTTATGATCACCTCTAAATTACCagtaaataatatattttcagaggtaaaaatgaaattttaaaatgtaatatattttatttctcatTTCACTTCAATATGGAGCAAATGGTGTATAAAGGGCTGAGAATTCGTTTTTTATAGCAATTTGGTTTGGTGTTGTTTTGCATTAATATTTGTAATTCAAAAACAACTATTGTGGGAATTTTATCAAATGTGGTTTATTTGGGTTCTTTTTGAGGTTTGATGGATAATTAATTAATCCAAATGTTTGTTGACTGTCCAATAactctgtgcttttttttttttttttttttttttttttaatggctttAACCCTTCAACCTTTTTGTTATGGTAAGTAATATGTATGTCATGGTCTGTATGTCAGGGGTGTTTCCACCTAGGAGGCAAGCGAGGTAGTTTCTCCtcaatattggatgagaaaaaaaatcgtagtacaaaaataaaacattttaaataaaaatattttaaaacataacattcaaaagtgtataaatcacgtgtttttctaaagaaacattgtctaaCAACACCACCATCAGGTAAAGTTATAGGAGTCCACGtctctctcacctcccctgagcccattgagttttaaccaACAGACTCACTAAAGCTTgctgtgagtttggtggggggtaattgagaatgaaggGGGAAAGTCACATAAGATGAGGCAGTGACTCCATcacaatatgattggatatgactggttatgtttggtTGCAATTTgttcatgcaataaatcctgTCTTTTTGTGTTTGTGCACATTCTGCAttcacaaatcagtctgaattaacaatataatacactgtaaaaaaaaaaagccgtaaaatttacgggaaaaccctggcagctgtggttaccagagttttactgtaaaaaatacggtagtaatgttttacattttacggttttcacttaaatatacaggtaaataccgtaatttctgattttttttttaatttatttttttactgatataatggtgatgtaccaaccttttgaagtactgaaatctgttttgtacctttgcaatacactgataaccaccaaaagcaggtggtgatgacaacattaTATGATCAACCAAATATGAAACGTATGGCTACAAATGGGCGTAACAATATTTGTCAGGGTTTCGCTGTCCAAGATGCCTTTTCTGAATTTGGAATTTCAATAGACTATGATTGtgtaatatttaaacaatttttcTCCACATAATAAACCCCTGTGGAACAACAGATGTTTTCTTAGTACTTCAAAATCCTTATTGGAATATTGGCAATATCACATTTTTTGTGCTCCTTCTCTTTTTCCCCTGCTCTTCATAAAGTTTATTCTCTCCCTATTTATGCCAACCTTAAATGTTACCAGATTTgtcatattaaaaaattatttaaaagcaaTATTTGAAACAGCGGcatttttcttttgttgtttttgatattCTTCGATGAATATAAAGACCCAAAgagctgaaataaaaagcttttgtgacattatacactataacataCAAaagtcaaataaacaaaaatattctactttttcaatgtaataataataattcattttttagcagcaaatcagaatattagaatgatttctgaaggatcatgtgactaatgtaatgctaaaaattcagctttgaaatcacaggaataaacaacagtttaaaacatattcaaatagaaaacagttattttaaatagtaaaaatatttaaatgccaTTGTTAATTTCTGACAGGAAAgaaaacaaggctgtgagggACAGATGTAAGTGCTTTCAATGGATTGTTCAACTAATGAAGCGTATTTCAAGGAAAAAGAAAGTAGACAAAACACTCTGGAACAAAAGTGAAAGTTGTCAAATGTATGTGATCTGAAACAGTGCGTGCAAAGACTTGTAAAaactgtatccaccttattttttccgTAAGTGTGGCTGTGGCCATATGTAAATTTCATAGGTCTTGCTTTCGGTCTTATCTGCGTCCAGCtcttttttagctgtacaaaagcTTGTTTTGCTCCtggatattgcaaattggtgtcttacaatattattttaatgtatttaacgAGTTTGTAgggcaaacagttttaccgtttactgcactttgttatccTTCTTATTAGTTCCCTGGAGCCTAATGAACTGTAAgcctcacccataggcttatAATTT from Garra rufa chromosome 7, GarRuf1.0, whole genome shotgun sequence includes these protein-coding regions:
- the LOC141337875 gene encoding uncharacterized protein, yielding MEGSVRQLYGLDHLCDGFGPPHASGLPHRAGQGPQQPVDYYPFRDLDWGGQQFKTLLLADANLSELFHKILHVSRGGAHLKESRKYKPEWQGKDGGVNKLLLVGALRPGSCPHSPPPCGRAENNNNETRGCLKGPLKTKLLLQECHFTWSLSEEDFVLCDLLNRLEEQIQLECKEARVTRAYSSLGYIQYLYGNKQEALANLQKSVEIAKERYKDSDEVLIVTYGDLAWLHFHMNEFSKCEDYLRKLEWINRKYLKGCTCTVEVLREKGWAFLKFSNKYSNAAKECFRRALEMNPDDSDLNAGYAIVLYRTTKNIPDTSESPTIKQLERAVQLNPEDAVLLLLLALRTQHKDDRTISETAQKKVTMALKMSPENPHVIRYAAQFCRQLGNTDAAITLLEEALQATPNSAFIHHQLALCYRNKIYQEKKHWKHESYEIQQYQNHCIKHLEDAVRLKPSFVIAMADLALHYGQRHNFNEEDAKTFFDQAFEMANNDKQHLPTVHCSYGNYQLYTRKSEELAIYHFMQGLRLQPKSDPGKMCEKKLEKVIDRRITRLKNPEDRMVCGIKGFIHEVKGEKLKAEEFYEKALKNGLDFGESPLLTEMRIWLMSFRETEKCVLNLVFDGGHYDEVDSGRIKTYKGTMNKKTVHLADIDICNAKKILRWEKPILGPHAILLAFTLHDDSFTNQTKEILENLEFLGEKFWNHVTIVFIEGDCGISKYTGAQRSVMDWLLKKCGHKSYICGSAPEITERRELSERIQRMIRRNNSMHLVLPDILDGDSQSPSDILRKLDLKDYLFTPEVIIQEGQSKYRLQCSHAGWYHCEFTQIGFNMEGEGEVVYRTDLQDSDCPVPANHYQAGPMYDIKCVRGELSQLRLPHCETSIEDACHFMSVIHYSNQIVDILKPQDITSTHVTVSITGTSKFRLSKVANWFTDRWHKISGQVMLFYIKRTHRLHVFLKACNVDPREVKKDMEDYTLIQTSCQCDLKNKQQYSMSCDSVEQHGCSERLLSEVEPPDTKLQFNKQWKHHYPTFDIKLPDGVMKVKLQLKKKKPYNGAFKEVWRRNITLTGKVIGVHVSLTSPEPIEF